Genomic DNA from Providencia sp. PROV188:
TCCTTGCCTACCGTAAAAATGAATTAATTCTCTAGACGCATATTTAAGCTCAATGCTTTCAAATTTATCGCTTTTAAATTGGCTGATTTCTTGCGCAGTATCTGCATCGATAACAACTAAACGCCACTCTTTTGATGTGAGATTTACCGTCACAATACGGTGCTGATTTAAATAGATGCCTTCCATTAGGTTACTGTAGATAAATTCGGCAGTTTGCCTCGCAGCATCAATAAGCTGTAGCCGCTTCACTTGCTGTTGCCATTGATAAAACGCAGGTAGAGCCACTATTGAGCAAAGAAACAGTACAACCAGAATTTCAATTAAAGTGAATCCCAGCTCATCAACATTGCTTTTTAGCCACTTTACTTTTCCCTGTATCAAACTCGCCTGCTCTGCCATTTCTTTATCCCTGTCACTCGCTCTTTATAAATAAGTTTGGAAGAAAATTTCACATGGCTACAGCCTACATTTTCTCTTCTTCAAAACGCTTCCCAAAAAAAATGTCACTTTTGCATTTTTCTTAAATGCTTTTGGAAACGGCTTCGCAAAGTTAAGTACCAAGATAAAAAAGTGTTCCCGAAAAATAAGGGAGACAGGTCAGAATAGTTTTCGGGGATAAGGCAAAAATTGGAAATAGCGGAAGTAATAAGGATGAAAGAGAGTAAGCGTTAATCGAGGTGTAAAGGTATGGAGCAGCTTAAAAAATCGAATGAGCCGTAAAGATAATAAAAAACAAAGGCATAAACCGTATTATTTACAGGGTCTATGCGTGTCTATGCCTTTATATCAATCTACCCGCATTAAACCGTAAATGGATATTTTATTGCTTCGTGGCACTGATAACCTTCTAAGATGAAATCATCAGTTGTTACCCACGTTTCAAGATCTTCCAAGGTTTTAATTTCAGGGTTAATCGTCAAGCTTGGAGATGGATATGGTTCACGTTTTAATTGAACATCACGCATTAAAGGCAATTGGTTTTCATAAATATGTGCGTTCACAATTTTATGATAAGCCTTACCGGCTTTGTGACCCGTAATACGCGCCATTAGCGCCAGCAGTACAAAACATTGAACCTGATTAAAATTAAGCCCAAGAGGAACATCACAGCTACGTTGGTATGACGTCAAATGCAGCGTATCGCCAAGTAGTGAAAACGTGTGAGTGTGCATGCAAGGACGTAAGCAGCCCATTTCGAACTCACCAGGGTTATAGAAAGTCACGATTTCGGCGCGGTCATCAATGCCGTTTTTCAGGTTATTAACCACTTTCTTTAATTGGTCAAGATGAGAGCCATCAGGGCGCTGCCATGAGCGACCTTGGACGCCATAAACGCGCCCCATATCATCTTCACCTTTACGATGCGGGTTATCTAACCATGCTTGGTTTTCATTAGCATTGGCATTCCAAGTATTACAACCAATTTCACGGAACTGCGCTGCATTATCATAGCCACGCAAGTACCCTAATAACTCGGCAATAGCGGCTTTATAAAAGCTTTTACGCGTCGTAATTAAAGGGAATTGATTGTTGCCCACATCATATTCGAGGTCGGCATTAATCACGGTTAAACAGCGAACACCAGTACGCTTGTTTTCAACCCATTGACCTTCATCGATAATACGTTGGCATAACTCAAGATACGGCTTCATAGTGGCTCTCTTACTCCGAAATACAGGCGGTTTGTGTTATCGAATATCCATCAATAACACAAACCGAAAATGACTTAATTTACTGCTTATTAGCGCGATTTGCTGTCTACATTATTAACAGTCTACGTGACTTGCTATCGACGCTACTTGCTATCGACGCTACTTACTCTCAACGTTTTTAGCGGGCTTATGGGCTGGGATATTTTTACCGTATTTGTAAGCCCAGACAATCATCAATACACCGATAATAATCATCGGAATCGAGAGGATTTGCCCCATACTGATACCACCGAATAAACCTAATTGTGCATCTGGTTGTCTGAAGAATTCAACGATGATACGGAATGCACCATAACCGATAAGGAACAGGCCCGATACGCTCCCCATTGGGCGAGGTTTACGTACAAATAAATTCAATATCAAGAATAAAACGATACCTTCTAAAACCATTTCATACAGCTGGGATGGGTGTCTTGGCAATACACCGTATTGCTCAAGAATAGGCAACAGAGAGGGGTCTTGTGCCGCAAGTTGGATATCTTCACTTCTTGAATGAGGGAATAAAAATGCCCATGGTGTATCTAGGGTAACCCGTCCCCATAGCTCGCCATTAATAAAGTTACCGATACGCCCCATTCCAAGACCAAAAGGAATCAACGGTGCAACAAAATCAGAAACTTGTAAGAAACGGCGTTTCGTGCGATAGGCAAACCACATCATGGCACAGATAACCCCAATCAAGCCACCGTGGAAGGACATGCCGCCATCCCACACTTTGAACAGATACAGAGGGTCATCTAAGAAAACAGGCAAATTATAGAAGAAAACATAGCCAAGTCGTCCACCTACAAATACACCGACAAAACCAATGTACAACAAGTTCTCGACTTCATTTTTTGTCCAGCCACTGTTTGGCTTAGAAGCGCGACGTCCCGCTAACCATAGCGCAAAAACGAATCCGACAAGGTACATAAAACCATACCAGTGCAAAGAGACTGGGCCAATCGAGAACATTACGGGATCAATTTCCGGAAATGCTAAGTAACTGTTACTCATCGTTCCCCACTTTAAAATAATTGAGTCAAAAATTATGTCGCATAATAACACGAGGTTATTGCCAGCATATAATTACATATTAATAACATAGAAGATCAAACTAGATCCCGCCACGCACAAAACCACCAAGTCCATTTCTTTCCATAAACTCGCTAATCTTATGGCGAACATTTTCGCTGGTTTCTGCGCCGAGCAAATCAGGCACTAACTCAGCCATCAATTGAGGATCAAGCTGACGAATTAAATATTTCATGCGAGGAACACTGCGCCCACTCATACTCAAACTACGATAACCTAATGCAATCAGCACCATAGCACTTAATGGCTGTCCAGCCATTTCACCACATACACTAATCGGCAGGCCTATACGCTGACATTCCATATGTACCATGGATAGAAAACGCACCACCGCAGGGTGCAGGTTATCATAGAGCGCCGCCACATGAGTGTTATTACGGTCGACGGCGAGTAAATATTGTGTAAAGTCGTTGGTACCTATCGAAATAAAATCAACTCGCTGCTTTAACTCTGGCAGTAAAAACAGGAGTGAAGGTACTTCCAACATCACGCCAATTGGAGGTAAATCAATCGATTTTCCGAGTTGTTGGCTCACTTCATTTTTGGCGCGATTAATCAGCCCAATAGCCTCATCCACTTCATTAATGCTAGTGATCATCGGCAATAAAATACGTAAATTGCCCGTATCTTGGTTAGCTCTCAGCATAGAACGCAATTGGATTAAAAAGATTTCAGGCTGATCCAGCATGATTCGGATCCCACGCC
This window encodes:
- a CDS encoding prepilin-type N-terminal cleavage/methylation domain-containing protein, whose amino-acid sequence is MAEQASLIQGKVKWLKSNVDELGFTLIEILVVLFLCSIVALPAFYQWQQQVKRLQLIDAARQTAEFIYSNLMEGIYLNQHRIVTVNLTSKEWRLVVIDADTAQEISQFKSDKFESIELKYASRELIHFYGRQGTSSPFRIELSNESDQISVIISSSGRVRSCSQQTLAGVPKC
- the lgt gene encoding prolipoprotein diacylglyceryl transferase, whose protein sequence is MSNSYLAFPEIDPVMFSIGPVSLHWYGFMYLVGFVFALWLAGRRASKPNSGWTKNEVENLLYIGFVGVFVGGRLGYVFFYNLPVFLDDPLYLFKVWDGGMSFHGGLIGVICAMMWFAYRTKRRFLQVSDFVAPLIPFGLGMGRIGNFINGELWGRVTLDTPWAFLFPHSRSEDIQLAAQDPSLLPILEQYGVLPRHPSQLYEMVLEGIVLFLILNLFVRKPRPMGSVSGLFLIGYGAFRIIVEFFRQPDAQLGLFGGISMGQILSIPMIIIGVLMIVWAYKYGKNIPAHKPAKNVESK
- a CDS encoding thymidylate synthase, with translation MKPYLELCQRIIDEGQWVENKRTGVRCLTVINADLEYDVGNNQFPLITTRKSFYKAAIAELLGYLRGYDNAAQFREIGCNTWNANANENQAWLDNPHRKGEDDMGRVYGVQGRSWQRPDGSHLDQLKKVVNNLKNGIDDRAEIVTFYNPGEFEMGCLRPCMHTHTFSLLGDTLHLTSYQRSCDVPLGLNFNQVQCFVLLALMARITGHKAGKAYHKIVNAHIYENQLPLMRDVQLKREPYPSPSLTINPEIKTLEDLETWVTTDDFILEGYQCHEAIKYPFTV